ACGGGCCTGAGCCTGGATCCCATGTTCTCCGCCCCCAAGATGCGCTATCTGCTGGACCGGGTCGGTTCCGGGGACGTCCGCATCGGCACCGTGGACTCCTGGCTTGTGGCCCGCTTGACCGGTCAGGCCGCCTATGTCATTGAGGCCGGCAATGCCTCCCGCACGCTGCTGCTGGATCTGGCCACCCTCGATTGGTCGCCCGCCATGTGCGAGCTGTTCGGCATCGATCGCGCCGTGCTGCCCGACGTCGCCCCCTCCAATGCGGACTTCGGCGCCACCGCCGGACTGGACTTCCTGCCCGACGGCGTGCCGATCGTGGGGGTGCTCGGGGACTCCCATGCCGCCCTGTTCGGCCACGGCTGCCGCACCACCGCCGAGGGCAAGGCCACCTATGGCACTGGCTCGTCGGTGATGATCCCCTCCGGTACGGACCGGGGTGTCCGCCAGGGAGTGTCCACCACTGTCGCCTGGCTTACCGACACCCCTATGTACGGGCATGAGGGCAATATCGTCGCCTCCGGCACCGCCATGGACTGGACCGCCCGGCTGCTGGGCGTAAAACCCGGCCGTGAGCTGGATGAGCTGGCCGCTACCGTCCCAGACTCCGGTGGCGTCAGCCTGGTGCCCGCCTTCACCGGACTGGGTGCCCCCTGGTGGGACCGTCAGGCAGTCGGCATCATCTGCGGGCTCACCGCCGGCACGGGCCAAGGACACGTAGCCCGCGCCGCCCTGGAGGCCGTCGCGCACCAGATCGCCGACGTCGTCGCGGCCCTGGACACCTCCGACTTGCAGGTCCTTCATGCCGACGGCGGCGCCACCGCCTCGCGCCTGCTTATGCAGTGCCAGGCGGACCTGCTCGGCCGTGACGTAGTGGTGGCCGCCAACGCGGAGGTCTCCGCCCTGGGGGCCGCCCTGATGGGATTCGCCCGACTGGGCTGGGAACTGCCCGCAGTCTCGCAGCAGGAGGGCAGACGCTTCCGGCCCATGTTGGACGACGCCGCCCGTGGCGCCGCCCGGGCCGGGTGGCGTGAGGCTCTGGCCCGGTCCCGAGCCACGCCGGCCTAGCCGGCCGCGATCACCTGCCAACAAGAACACAACCCAACACAACACAACTACGACTGGAGTTGAACAACCAATGTCTGACACCCCCGTTTTCGGCGCGGGCCTGTGGAACTTTGCCACCTACGTCGACCGCTACGCCACCGACGGCTACGGTGAGCCGCGCTCCACCATCGAGCAGATCGAGCTGGCCGCCGAGGTCGGCGATATCAGCTATGTGGACCTGAACTATCCCTTCACGTCCGGTGTGAGCCTCGACGACGTCAAGGCTGCGCTGGAGCGCACCGGCCTTAAGGCCATCGGCGTGACCCCGGACATCTACCTGCGTGAGCACCAAATGGGCGCTTTCACCAACCCCGATCCGGATAAGCGCGCCTGCGCCATGGCGATCATTCAAGGCGCCGCCGACGCCGTACGCGAGCTCGGTGCCCGCTACGTGAAGATCTGGCCCGGGCAGGACGGCTTTGACTACCCCTTCCAGGTCGACTACAAAGAACTCAGCCGCCTGGCGGTGGAGGGCATGCGTGATCTGGCCCAGGCCAACCCGGATCTGAAGTTCGTCATTGAGTACAAGCCGCGCGAGCCCCGCACCCACATGTTCTGGTCCTCGGCCGCCAAGACCGTACTGGGAATCCAGCAGATGGGCGTTGACAATGTGGGTGTGCTTCTGGACTTCGGGCACGCCCTGTTCGGCGGCGAGGCACCCGCCGAGGCCGCCCAGT
This genomic stretch from Actinomyces qiguomingii harbors:
- a CDS encoding FGGY-family carbohydrate kinase; its protein translation is MGDTAARKQAGKAPAYVLALDEGTTNAKAFAIAPDGAILSSGSAPVDVSYPRPGWVEQNADAVWNAQCAAIRECLAGVEGTPAGIAISNQRESVVAWDGATGQALAPMLGWQDSRTAEFCDWLRSPDREFAVASTTGLSLDPMFSAPKMRYLLDRVGSGDVRIGTVDSWLVARLTGQAAYVIEAGNASRTLLLDLATLDWSPAMCELFGIDRAVLPDVAPSNADFGATAGLDFLPDGVPIVGVLGDSHAALFGHGCRTTAEGKATYGTGSSVMIPSGTDRGVRQGVSTTVAWLTDTPMYGHEGNIVASGTAMDWTARLLGVKPGRELDELAATVPDSGGVSLVPAFTGLGAPWWDRQAVGIICGLTAGTGQGHVARAALEAVAHQIADVVAALDTSDLQVLHADGGATASRLLMQCQADLLGRDVVVAANAEVSALGAALMGFARLGWELPAVSQQEGRRFRPMLDDAARGAARAGWREALARSRATPA
- a CDS encoding sugar phosphate isomerase/epimerase family protein, yielding MSDTPVFGAGLWNFATYVDRYATDGYGEPRSTIEQIELAAEVGDISYVDLNYPFTSGVSLDDVKAALERTGLKAIGVTPDIYLREHQMGAFTNPDPDKRACAMAIIQGAADAVRELGARYVKIWPGQDGFDYPFQVDYKELSRLAVEGMRDLAQANPDLKFVIEYKPREPRTHMFWSSAAKTVLGIQQMGVDNVGVLLDFGHALFGGEAPAEAAQLLIDHGLLWGMDVNDNYRGWDDDMVVGTVHITEIFEFFYTLKKNGWEGVWQLDQFPFREDAVDNARTSIRFLKALHRALDHLDEAALADAQARQDPLAAQRIVQDALLTCMA